The Arachis hypogaea cultivar Tifrunner chromosome 14, arahy.Tifrunner.gnm2.J5K5, whole genome shotgun sequence genome has a segment encoding these proteins:
- the LOC112743854 gene encoding transcription initiation factor TFIID subunit 13 — protein MSSSGGGSSSKPRSASFQPSETSSKRKRGVFQKELQHMMYGFGDDPNPLPESVALMEDIVVEYVTELVHKAQDIGSQRGKLSVEDFLYLIRKDLPKLNRSTELLSMNEELKQARKVFESDEEKLRNVFEVDEPVE, from the exons ATGAGCAGTTCCGGTGGTGGAAGCTCGTCGAAACCAAGAAGTGCTTCTTTTCAACCTTCCGAAACTTCTTCAAAGCGCAAAAGAGGAGTCTTCCAAAAAGAAC TGCAGCACATGATGTACGGCTTTGGAGATGATCCAAAT CCTCTTCCTGAAAGTGTGGCGCTTATGGAGGATATTGTTGTGGAATATGTCACGGAATTG GTACATAAAGCTCAAGATATTGGATCACAGAGAGGGAAGCTATCTGTTGAGGATTTCCTTTATTTGATTCGCAAG GATTTGCCAAAACTTAATCGAAGTACAGAATTGTTGTCAATGAATGAAGAGCTGAAACAGGCAAGGAAAGTCTTTGAATCAGATGAAGAGAAACTGAGGAACGTTTTTGAGGTAGATGAACCAGTTGAATGA